The following are from one region of the Bradyrhizobium septentrionale genome:
- the hrpB gene encoding ATP-dependent helicase HrpB — protein sequence MPRHFDSPLPIDAVLDELDRTLDGHNSAVLVAPPGAGKTTRVPLALLDAPWARAKKIIVLEPRRIAARASAERMAKTLGERAGETVGYRVRFGSKVSRATRIEVVTEGIFSRQILDDPELSGVAAVLFDEFHERSLDADLGLALARDAQTGLREDLRILVMSATLDGARVARLLGDAPVVESEGRAFPVETRYVGRKVDAPLERQMAETIATALRADAGSVLAFLPGAAEIRRTQTFLAERVHDASVEIVPLFGALDASVQDRAIAPAPKGTRKVVLATSIAETSLTIEGVRIVVDSGQARVPRYEPDIALTRLETVRASRAAVDQRRGRAGRIEPGVCYRLWDEPQTASLPAYTAPEILSADLSSLVLDLAQWGVSDPGSLAFLDPPPGPALKEAKSLLSELGALDGDGRITEEGKSLRALALPPRLARMIVDSARLSAGEEAAEIAAVLTERGLGGDSVDLDHRLDQFRRDRSQRASSARSMAERWASQVERSERLSSPSPLVGEGRGGGPAKLVSADRGDLSTGVMLAFAFPDRVAKNRGNGSFVLANGRGAAVEQTSALARLPYIAVAELTGTAASGRILLAAPITQDEIEQRFADQIETVEEVTFDRGAMALRARRRRSLHAITLSEAPMSLQPSAETARIFADGLIAAGLDRLPWSKHSKQWRDRIMFLRKAEDESWPDLSDAALAARAEDWLVPALYDKTALKDLSAGDLSDALMALLPWELRARLDREAPTHFEAPTGTQLAIDYEAEQGPTIAVRLQELFGLNIHPSIAKGAVPLVLELLSPAQRPVQVTRDLPGFWRGSYAAVRSDLRGRYPRHPWPEDPASALPTRRVKPRGT from the coding sequence TTGCCACGCCATTTCGATAGCCCGCTGCCGATCGACGCCGTGCTCGATGAGCTCGACCGCACGCTCGATGGCCATAATTCCGCAGTGCTGGTCGCGCCGCCGGGCGCCGGCAAGACCACGCGCGTGCCGCTGGCCTTGCTCGATGCGCCCTGGGCCAGGGCTAAGAAGATCATCGTGCTGGAGCCGCGCCGCATCGCTGCGCGCGCCAGCGCCGAGCGGATGGCGAAGACGCTCGGTGAGCGCGCCGGCGAAACCGTCGGCTATCGCGTGCGCTTCGGCTCAAAGGTGTCGCGCGCGACCCGGATCGAGGTCGTCACCGAAGGCATCTTCTCGCGCCAGATCCTCGACGATCCCGAGCTCAGCGGCGTCGCCGCGGTGCTGTTCGACGAATTCCACGAGCGCTCGCTCGACGCCGATCTCGGGCTGGCGCTGGCGCGCGACGCGCAGACCGGCCTGCGCGAGGATCTGCGCATCCTCGTGATGTCGGCAACGCTCGACGGCGCGCGGGTCGCAAGACTGCTCGGCGATGCGCCTGTTGTCGAGAGCGAGGGCCGCGCCTTTCCGGTCGAGACCCGTTATGTCGGCCGCAAGGTGGACGCGCCGCTGGAGCGGCAGATGGCCGAGACGATCGCAACCGCGCTGCGCGCCGATGCCGGCTCGGTGCTCGCCTTCCTGCCGGGCGCGGCCGAGATCCGCCGCACCCAGACCTTCCTCGCCGAACGCGTGCATGACGCGTCGGTCGAGATCGTGCCGCTGTTCGGCGCGCTCGATGCGAGCGTGCAGGATCGTGCCATCGCTCCGGCGCCGAAAGGCACGCGCAAGGTGGTGCTGGCGACCTCGATCGCCGAGACCTCACTGACCATCGAGGGCGTGCGCATCGTGGTGGATTCCGGCCAGGCGCGGGTGCCGCGCTACGAGCCTGACATTGCGTTGACCCGGCTCGAGACCGTGCGGGCCTCGCGCGCAGCGGTGGATCAACGGCGCGGCCGCGCCGGCCGCATCGAGCCCGGCGTCTGCTACCGTCTGTGGGACGAGCCGCAGACCGCGTCGCTTCCGGCCTATACCGCGCCCGAGATCCTCTCCGCCGACCTGTCCTCGCTGGTGCTCGACCTCGCGCAATGGGGCGTCAGCGATCCCGGCAGCCTTGCCTTCCTCGATCCCCCGCCGGGTCCGGCGCTGAAGGAAGCGAAGTCGCTGCTGTCAGAACTCGGTGCGCTCGACGGCGACGGCCGCATCACCGAGGAGGGCAAGAGCCTGCGCGCGCTGGCGCTGCCGCCGCGGCTGGCGCGCATGATCGTGGATTCCGCCCGCCTCAGTGCAGGCGAGGAAGCGGCCGAGATCGCGGCGGTGCTGACCGAGCGTGGGCTCGGCGGCGACAGCGTCGATCTCGACCACAGGCTCGACCAGTTCCGCCGCGACCGTTCGCAGCGGGCATCGAGCGCGCGCAGCATGGCCGAACGCTGGGCCTCGCAGGTGGAGAGGTCTGAGAGACTTTCTTCTCCCTCCCCCCTTGTGGGGGAGGGCCGGGGAGGGGGGCCCGCAAAGCTAGTGTCTGCCGATCGCGGCGATCTCTCCACCGGCGTCATGCTGGCCTTCGCGTTCCCGGACCGCGTCGCCAAAAACCGCGGCAATGGCAGCTTCGTGCTGGCCAATGGCCGCGGCGCCGCGGTCGAGCAGACGTCAGCGCTGGCGCGGCTTCCCTATATCGCGGTCGCCGAACTGACGGGTACAGCCGCGAGCGGCCGCATCCTGCTGGCGGCGCCGATCACCCAGGACGAGATCGAACAGCGCTTCGCCGACCAGATCGAGACTGTGGAAGAGGTAACGTTCGACCGCGGCGCGATGGCGCTGCGCGCCCGGCGCAGGCGCTCGCTGCATGCGATCACGCTGTCGGAAGCGCCGATGTCGCTGCAGCCCTCGGCCGAGACCGCACGCATCTTCGCCGACGGCCTGATCGCGGCGGGCCTCGACCGGCTGCCGTGGTCCAAGCATTCGAAGCAATGGCGCGACCGAATCATGTTCCTGCGCAAGGCCGAGGACGAGAGCTGGCCCGATCTGTCGGATGCCGCGCTTGCCGCGCGTGCCGAGGACTGGCTGGTGCCTGCGCTGTACGACAAGACCGCGCTGAAGGATTTGTCCGCCGGCGATCTGTCCGATGCGCTGATGGCGCTGCTGCCGTGGGAATTGCGCGCCCGGCTCGACCGCGAGGCGCCGACGCATTTCGAGGCGCCGACCGGAACACAGCTTGCGATCGATTACGAGGCCGAGCAGGGCCCGACCATTGCGGTGCGGTTGCAGGAGCTGTTCGGGCTCAACATCCATCCCTCGATCGCCAAGGGCGCGGTGCCGCTGGTGCTGGAACTGCTGTCGCCGGCGCAGCGGCCGGTGCAGGTGACGCGCGATCTGCCGGGTTTTTGGCGCGGCAGCTACGCCGCTGTCCGCTCCGACCTGCGCGGCCGCTATCCGCGCCACCCCTGGCCGGAAGATCCCGCCAGTGCGCTGCCGACAAGGCGCGTGAAACCGCGCGGCACGTGA
- a CDS encoding acyltransferase family protein, protein MTTNGTQAATDRSAGNAAARVDWVDYAKGICIIMVVMMHSVLGVEKAADQTGFMHYVVMFAKPFRMPDFFLISGLFLSVVIDRDWRTYLDRKVMHFAYFYVLWVTIQFGFKAPSLAAEAGCAQVGLAYLESFIEPFGTLWFIYLLPIFFVVTKLTRSVHPLVIWLIAALLESTHVATGWTVIDEFCARFVYFYTGYVLANYVFALSDRARARPALALLGLGLWALVNGSLVALDISEWPIVSLALGLAGACAIIVTGTLLARAHWLGFLRFCGEHSIVIYLAFFLPMAATRTLLLKSGVIHDIGLVSLIVTAVGVAGSLLIWRLALAARANFLFERPDAFWIAPKKAAPALQAAE, encoded by the coding sequence ATGACCACAAACGGCACACAAGCTGCGACAGATCGTTCCGCCGGGAACGCGGCCGCGCGCGTCGATTGGGTCGACTATGCCAAGGGCATCTGCATCATCATGGTCGTGATGATGCACTCGGTGCTGGGGGTCGAGAAGGCCGCCGACCAGACCGGCTTCATGCATTATGTCGTGATGTTCGCAAAGCCGTTCCGGATGCCCGACTTCTTCCTGATCTCGGGGCTGTTCCTGTCGGTCGTGATCGATCGCGACTGGCGCACCTATCTCGACCGCAAGGTGATGCACTTCGCCTATTTCTATGTGCTGTGGGTGACGATCCAGTTCGGCTTCAAGGCGCCGTCGCTGGCCGCCGAGGCGGGCTGCGCCCAGGTCGGGCTCGCGTATCTCGAATCCTTCATCGAGCCGTTCGGCACGCTGTGGTTCATCTATCTGCTGCCGATCTTCTTCGTCGTCACCAAGCTGACGCGCAGCGTCCATCCGCTGGTGATCTGGCTGATCGCAGCATTGCTGGAGTCGACGCATGTCGCGACCGGCTGGACCGTGATCGATGAGTTCTGCGCGCGCTTCGTCTATTTCTACACGGGCTATGTCCTCGCCAATTACGTGTTCGCGTTGTCGGACCGCGCGCGGGCGCGGCCCGCGCTGGCGCTGCTCGGGCTTGGGCTCTGGGCGCTCGTGAACGGCAGCCTGGTTGCGCTCGATATCAGCGAATGGCCGATCGTCTCGCTGGCGCTCGGCCTGGCCGGCGCCTGCGCGATCATCGTGACCGGCACGCTGTTGGCGCGCGCACACTGGCTCGGCTTCCTGCGCTTCTGCGGCGAGCATTCGATCGTGATCTATCTGGCTTTCTTCCTGCCGATGGCCGCGACACGCACCCTGCTGCTGAAGTCCGGTGTCATCCACGACATCGGCCTGGTTTCGCTGATCGTGACCGCGGTCGGCGTCGCCGGTTCGCTCCTGATCTGGCGGCTGGCGCTGGCGGCGCGGGCCAATTTCCTGTTCGAACGGCCCGATGCGTTCTGGATCGCCCCGAAAAAGGCAGCGCCCGCTTTGCAAGCCGCGGAATAG
- a CDS encoding sigma-70 family RNA polymerase sigma factor, whose protein sequence is MPNVIAINTAAKKHIDAARATSDEMLLASIAKNNRTAMHTLYARHNVRVYRFVLRMVRDTTMAEDLVSQVFLDVWRTAAQFEGRSQVSTWLLSIARFKALTALRQRKHEDIDQDDVLEIADGADTPETSLDRATTSEILRACVAKLSPAHREIINLVYYHEKSVEEAGQIIGIPQSTVKTRMFYARKQLADLLRGAGVDSVAA, encoded by the coding sequence ATGCCGAACGTCATCGCCATCAACACTGCAGCCAAGAAGCATATCGACGCTGCCCGCGCGACATCGGATGAAATGCTGCTCGCGAGCATCGCCAAGAATAACCGCACCGCGATGCACACGCTCTATGCCCGTCACAATGTCCGGGTTTACCGCTTCGTGCTGCGGATGGTCCGCGACACCACGATGGCCGAGGACCTGGTCAGCCAGGTGTTCCTGGACGTCTGGCGCACCGCGGCCCAGTTCGAGGGCCGCTCGCAGGTTTCGACCTGGCTGCTGTCGATCGCCCGCTTCAAGGCGCTGACCGCACTGCGCCAGCGCAAGCATGAGGATATCGACCAGGACGACGTGCTGGAGATCGCCGATGGCGCCGACACGCCGGAAACCTCGCTCGATCGCGCCACCACCAGCGAAATCCTGCGCGCCTGCGTCGCCAAGCTGTCGCCGGCGCACCGCGAGATCATCAACCTGGTTTACTACCATGAGAAGTCGGTCGAGGAGGCCGGGCAGATCATCGGTATCCCGCAGAGCACGGTGAAGACCCGCATGTTCTATGCCCGCAAGCAGCTCGCCGATCTCCTCAGGGGTGCCGGCGTGGACAGCGTCGCGGCATAA
- a CDS encoding cytochrome c biogenesis CcdA family protein, with protein sequence MLSLALALLAGVATVAAPCTLPMLPILLGVSIGQTRKARPAVIALGFVMSFSAVALLLSAITRAFDFDPNVLRTGAAVLLAGFGLLMIWPAPFEWLSIRLTGAAGGASQAAPSQGLFGGFVLGSTLGLVWTPCAGPVLGSILTIVATSKDTAWASLQLVTYAIGAAIPMLAIAYGGQAVTTSVRSMARIAPRLQQGFGVVIIGFAALSYLQYDTLIVAWLTQFYPNGQIGL encoded by the coding sequence ATGCTCAGCCTTGCCCTAGCCCTGCTTGCCGGTGTCGCCACCGTCGCCGCCCCCTGCACCCTGCCGATGCTGCCAATCCTGCTTGGGGTATCGATAGGCCAGACCCGCAAGGCGCGGCCCGCGGTGATCGCGCTCGGCTTCGTGATGTCATTCTCTGCGGTGGCATTGCTGCTGAGCGCGATCACGCGTGCGTTCGATTTCGATCCGAATGTGCTGCGCACCGGCGCAGCCGTCCTGCTCGCCGGCTTCGGCCTCTTGATGATCTGGCCGGCGCCGTTCGAATGGCTGTCGATCCGGCTCACTGGTGCCGCCGGCGGCGCAAGTCAGGCTGCGCCGTCGCAGGGCCTGTTCGGCGGCTTCGTGCTCGGCAGCACGCTCGGCCTGGTGTGGACGCCCTGCGCCGGACCGGTGCTCGGCTCGATCCTCACCATCGTCGCGACCTCGAAGGATACGGCGTGGGCGAGCCTGCAGCTCGTCACCTACGCGATCGGCGCCGCGATCCCGATGCTTGCGATTGCCTATGGCGGCCAAGCCGTCACCACAAGCGTGCGCAGCATGGCGCGGATCGCGCCGCGTCTGCAGCAGGGCTTCGGCGTCGTGATCATCGGCTTCGCTGCGCTGTCCTACCTGCAATACGACACGCTGATCGTGGCGTGGCTGACCCAGTTCTATCCCAACGGCCAGATCGGCCTCTGA
- a CDS encoding thioredoxin family protein: MPMRLLAVSALVGALGLGGAVIPGLCSEFDTPAKAVPVAAAMTAEQSQTAPEFAGISNWFNSKPLKLADLRGKVVLVDFWTYGCVNCVNTLPHVTELYSKYRDRGLVVIGVHTPEFPFEHSASNVQAALKRHGILYPVAQDNNSQTWNAYGNQYWPAQYIIDQNGKIVFQHAGEGRYDEIDRTVARLLNANS; this comes from the coding sequence ATGCCCATGCGCTTGCTTGCTGTGTCGGCCCTCGTCGGCGCCCTTGGCCTGGGCGGCGCCGTCATCCCCGGCCTCTGCTCGGAGTTCGACACGCCGGCGAAGGCGGTGCCGGTGGCCGCGGCGATGACGGCCGAACAGAGCCAGACCGCGCCCGAATTCGCCGGCATCAGCAACTGGTTCAATTCGAAGCCGCTGAAGCTCGCCGACCTGCGCGGCAAGGTGGTGCTGGTGGATTTCTGGACCTATGGCTGCGTCAACTGCGTCAACACGCTGCCGCACGTCACCGAACTCTATTCAAAGTACCGGGATCGCGGCCTCGTGGTGATCGGGGTCCACACCCCGGAATTCCCGTTCGAGCATTCGGCGTCCAACGTGCAGGCGGCGCTGAAGCGGCACGGCATCCTCTATCCGGTGGCGCAGGACAACAATTCGCAGACCTGGAACGCCTACGGCAACCAGTACTGGCCGGCGCAGTACATCATCGACCAGAACGGCAAGATCGTCTTCCAGCACGCCGGCGAGGGGCGGTACGACGAGATCGACCGCACCGTCGCCCGGCTGCTCAACGCCAATAGCTAG
- a CDS encoding cytochrome ubiquinol oxidase subunit I codes for MFEGWDAVVLARAQFAFTMSFHIVFPAFSIGLASYLAVLEALWLATKREVYINLFNYWLKIFAVAFGMGVVSGIVMSYQFGTNWSSFADKTGPVIGPMMAYEVLTAFFLEAGFLGVMLFGLSRVGPRLHFLATLMVAIGTLISAFWILSANSWMQTPTGHAVNADGQFVAADWLKVIFNPSFPYRLVHMVLAAYLTTSLVVGAVGAWHLLRDQHLAGPRVMFSMAMWMATLVAPIQILAGDQHGLNTLEHQPAKVMAMEGHYQSHKDGAPLILFGWPDQAEAKVKYAIEVPKLSSLILKHSLDAPLAGLDTVPRENWPPVPITFWSFRIMVGLGFLILGLGLLSLLMRWRGMMYQSPLLHRFAVLMGPAGFIAVLAGWITTETGRQPFTVYGLLRTTDSVSPLAAPAVGSSLIAFIIVYFAVFTAGVIYILRLMAQPPHPGEQGPPSDLPARAAGITPAAGAAVEGAR; via the coding sequence ATGTTCGAAGGCTGGGATGCGGTCGTACTCGCCCGCGCGCAATTCGCTTTCACGATGTCGTTCCACATCGTGTTTCCCGCATTCTCGATCGGGCTTGCGAGCTATCTCGCGGTGCTGGAAGCGCTGTGGCTTGCCACCAAGCGCGAAGTCTACATCAACCTGTTCAATTACTGGCTGAAGATCTTCGCGGTCGCGTTCGGCATGGGCGTGGTCTCGGGCATCGTGATGTCCTACCAGTTCGGCACCAACTGGTCGTCCTTTGCCGACAAGACCGGGCCGGTGATCGGCCCGATGATGGCCTATGAGGTCCTGACCGCGTTCTTCCTCGAGGCGGGCTTCCTCGGCGTGATGCTGTTCGGGCTGTCGCGCGTCGGCCCCAGGCTGCACTTCCTGGCGACCCTGATGGTCGCGATCGGCACGCTGATCTCGGCGTTCTGGATTCTGTCGGCCAATTCCTGGATGCAGACGCCGACCGGCCATGCCGTCAATGCCGACGGCCAGTTCGTCGCCGCCGACTGGCTCAAAGTGATCTTCAATCCCTCGTTCCCCTATCGCCTCGTGCACATGGTGCTGGCGGCGTATCTCACCACCTCGCTCGTGGTCGGCGCGGTGGGCGCCTGGCACCTGCTGCGCGACCAGCATCTCGCCGGCCCGCGCGTGATGTTCTCGATGGCGATGTGGATGGCCACCTTGGTGGCGCCGATCCAGATCCTCGCCGGCGACCAGCATGGCCTCAACACGCTGGAGCACCAGCCGGCCAAGGTGATGGCGATGGAAGGCCACTACCAGAGCCACAAGGACGGCGCGCCGCTGATCCTGTTCGGCTGGCCCGACCAGGCCGAAGCGAAGGTGAAATATGCGATCGAGGTGCCGAAGCTCTCGTCGCTGATCCTGAAGCATTCGCTCGACGCCCCGCTTGCCGGCCTCGACACCGTGCCGCGTGAAAACTGGCCGCCGGTGCCGATCACCTTCTGGTCGTTCCGCATCATGGTCGGGCTCGGCTTCCTGATCCTGGGGCTCGGCCTGCTCAGCCTGCTGATGCGCTGGCGCGGCATGATGTACCAGTCGCCGCTGCTGCACCGCTTCGCGGTCCTGATGGGCCCGGCCGGCTTCATCGCAGTGCTCGCCGGCTGGATCACGACGGAGACCGGGCGGCAACCCTTCACCGTCTACGGGCTGTTGCGCACCACCGACTCGGTATCGCCGCTGGCGGCGCCCGCGGTCGGCTCCTCGCTGATTGCCTTCATCATCGTCTATTTCGCCGTGTTCACCGCGGGTGTGATCTACATCCTGCGGCTGATGGCGCAGCCGCCGCATCCCGGCGAACAGGGCCCGCCAAGTGATCTCCCCGCCCGCGCCGCCGGCATCACGCCGGCCGCAGGCGCTGCCGTGGAGGGTGCGCGATGA
- the cydB gene encoding cytochrome d ubiquinol oxidase subunit II translates to MSIPIDLTTIWAFIIAFAVFVYVVMDGFDLGLGILFPVFPQKADRDVIMNTVAPVWDGNETWLVLGGGGMMAAFPLAYAVLMPALYTPMIAMLLGLVFRGVAFEFRWRTQKARNKWDLAFAGGSLVATLAQGIALGAILQGIHVEGRQYAGGWWDWLTPFSVLTGIALVIGYALLGATWLVMKTEGELRDRAYHLSWILLVAMLCAIGAVSIATPFLAVQYTQRWFAWPNIILTAPVPIAVAAVTALLLRALSNKNDHQPFFLTLALFALSYAGLGISMYPYIVPQSITIWQAAAPANSQIFMLFGVSILVPLILGYTAWAYWVFRGKVRPGHGYH, encoded by the coding sequence ATGAGCATTCCCATCGACCTCACCACGATCTGGGCCTTCATCATCGCCTTTGCCGTGTTCGTCTATGTCGTGATGGACGGCTTCGATCTCGGCCTCGGCATCCTGTTTCCGGTGTTTCCGCAAAAGGCCGATCGCGACGTCATCATGAACACGGTGGCGCCGGTGTGGGACGGCAACGAGACCTGGCTGGTGCTCGGCGGCGGCGGCATGATGGCGGCGTTTCCACTGGCCTATGCGGTGCTGATGCCGGCGCTCTACACGCCGATGATCGCGATGCTGCTCGGCCTCGTGTTCCGCGGCGTCGCCTTCGAATTCCGCTGGCGGACCCAGAAGGCGCGCAACAAATGGGACCTCGCCTTCGCCGGCGGCTCGCTGGTCGCGACCTTGGCGCAGGGGATCGCGCTCGGCGCCATCCTGCAGGGCATCCATGTCGAGGGACGCCAATATGCCGGCGGCTGGTGGGACTGGCTGACGCCGTTCAGCGTCCTGACCGGCATCGCACTGGTGATCGGCTACGCGCTGCTGGGAGCGACTTGGCTGGTGATGAAGACCGAGGGCGAGTTGCGCGACCGCGCCTATCACCTGAGCTGGATCCTGCTGGTCGCGATGCTGTGCGCGATCGGCGCGGTCAGCATCGCAACGCCGTTCCTGGCCGTGCAGTACACCCAGCGCTGGTTCGCCTGGCCCAACATCATCCTCACCGCGCCGGTGCCGATCGCGGTCGCCGCCGTCACCGCGCTGCTGCTGCGCGCGCTCAGCAACAAGAACGACCACCAGCCGTTCTTCCTGACGCTGGCGCTGTTCGCACTGTCCTATGCCGGGCTCGGCATCAGCATGTACCCGTACATCGTGCCGCAGAGCATCACGATCTGGCAGGCGGCGGCGCCGGCCAACAGCCAGATCTTCATGCTGTTCGGGGTCTCGATCCTGGTGCCGCTGATCCTCGGCTACACCGCCTGGGCCTATTGGGTGTTCCGCGGCAAGGTGCGGCCCGGCCACGGATACCACTGA
- a CDS encoding DUF2474 domain-containing protein, whose translation MPQAPNQRPLGQRLLWFAALWLGGVGTVTVISFALRLWIAPK comes from the coding sequence ATGCCGCAGGCGCCGAATCAACGGCCGCTCGGCCAGCGCCTGTTGTGGTTCGCAGCGCTGTGGCTCGGCGGCGTCGGCACGGTGACGGTGATCTCGTTCGCGTTGCGACTCTGGATCGCGCCGAAATGA
- a CDS encoding L,D-transpeptidase yields the protein MTKLRHLVWMLIATGALVLSTSQGFAQSRPDADEPGLVADDGYELDPEWQKQVVYYRTNEAPGTIIVATAERHLYLVQGNGRALRYGIGVGREGFTWQGLVSITRKAEWPDWVPPPEMIARQPYLPRFMAGGPGNPLGARAMYLGTTVYRIHGTNRPDTIGTAVSSGCFRLVNNDVADLYSRVPVGTKVIIRQKPEL from the coding sequence ATGACGAAACTTCGTCACCTGGTCTGGATGTTGATCGCCACGGGCGCGCTCGTGCTGTCGACGTCGCAGGGCTTCGCCCAGAGCCGCCCCGATGCCGACGAGCCCGGCCTGGTCGCCGACGACGGCTACGAGCTCGATCCGGAATGGCAGAAGCAGGTGGTGTATTACCGGACCAACGAGGCGCCGGGCACCATCATCGTCGCGACCGCCGAACGCCATCTCTACCTCGTGCAGGGCAATGGCCGCGCGCTCCGCTACGGCATCGGCGTCGGCCGCGAGGGCTTCACGTGGCAGGGCCTGGTCAGCATCACCCGCAAGGCCGAGTGGCCGGACTGGGTGCCGCCGCCGGAGATGATCGCGCGCCAGCCCTATCTGCCGCGCTTCATGGCGGGCGGCCCGGGCAACCCGCTCGGCGCACGCGCGATGTATTTGGGCACCACGGTCTACCGCATCCACGGCACCAACCGGCCCGACACCATCGGCACCGCGGTTTCCTCCGGCTGCTTCCGCCTGGTCAACAACGACGTGGCCGATCTCTATAGCCGCGTTCCCGTCGGCACCAAGGTGATCATCCGCCAGAAGCCCGAACTGTAG
- a CDS encoding amino acid ABC transporter substrate-binding protein encodes MRTFRGGLTIGLAVAVLVAAAAITYERYDTRTLKRTVRRGDVLCGVNKGLPGFSIPDDKGNWTGFDVDFCRAIASAIFDDPSKAKFVPLDASERFKELQNRKVDILSRNSTWSMSRETNYDLYFPAVAYYDGQGFMLPRSRNIDSALDLNGSKVCVQSNTTTQLNLADYFRANNMKYTEMKFDKLDDVVKAYDSGQCDTLTSDASQLYALRLNLSKPSDHTILADIISKEPLAPVVRLRDDDWMMIVKWTLYAMINAEELGITSKNIDEALKSKKPEVMRLVGTEGAYGEDLGLTKDWAVRIIKHVGNYGEVYDRNVGADSKLKIPRGMNQLWNAGGVQYAPPIR; translated from the coding sequence ATGCGTACATTTCGAGGCGGCCTGACGATCGGGCTCGCGGTCGCCGTGCTGGTCGCGGCCGCCGCCATCACCTATGAGCGTTACGACACTCGCACGCTGAAGCGCACCGTGCGCCGCGGCGACGTGCTGTGCGGCGTCAACAAGGGCCTGCCGGGCTTCTCGATCCCCGACGACAAGGGCAACTGGACCGGCTTCGACGTCGACTTCTGCCGCGCGATCGCGTCGGCGATCTTCGACGACCCATCGAAGGCGAAATTCGTTCCGCTCGACGCCAGCGAGCGCTTCAAGGAGCTGCAGAACCGCAAGGTCGACATCCTTTCGCGCAACTCCACCTGGAGCATGTCGCGCGAGACCAATTACGACCTCTATTTCCCGGCGGTCGCCTATTATGACGGCCAGGGTTTCATGCTGCCGCGCTCGCGCAATATCGATTCCGCGCTCGACCTGAACGGCAGCAAGGTCTGCGTGCAGTCCAACACCACGACGCAGCTCAACCTCGCCGACTATTTCCGTGCCAACAACATGAAGTACACGGAGATGAAGTTCGACAAGCTGGACGATGTGGTGAAGGCCTATGACTCGGGCCAATGCGACACGCTGACGTCGGACGCCTCGCAGCTCTATGCGCTGCGGCTCAACCTCTCCAAGCCGAGCGACCACACGATCCTGGCCGACATCATCTCCAAGGAGCCGTTGGCGCCGGTGGTCCGGTTACGCGACGACGACTGGATGATGATCGTGAAGTGGACGCTCTACGCCATGATCAACGCCGAGGAGCTCGGCATCACCTCGAAGAATATCGACGAGGCGCTGAAGTCGAAGAAGCCGGAGGTGATGCGGCTGGTCGGCACCGAGGGCGCCTACGGCGAGGATCTCGGCCTGACCAAGGACTGGGCCGTACGCATCATCAAGCATGTCGGCAATTACGGCGAGGTCTATGACCGCAACGTCGGCGCCGACTCCAAGTTGAAGATCCCGCGCGGTATGAACCAGCTCTGGAACGCCGGCGGCGTCCAGTACGCGCCGCCGATCCGCTGA